In one Paraburkholderia megapolitana genomic region, the following are encoded:
- a CDS encoding H-NS histone family protein, producing MATYKQLTAQLEKLHKEVAVARDKEVAQAIADIRQQIAEYGITAEELGFSSKRAPGARKAPLPPRYRNPKTDETWSGRGRTPGWLVGKNRDRFLIED from the coding sequence ATGGCCACCTATAAGCAACTGACTGCTCAACTCGAAAAGCTTCATAAGGAGGTGGCCGTCGCGCGCGATAAAGAAGTGGCACAGGCGATCGCCGACATCAGACAGCAGATCGCCGAATACGGGATCACGGCGGAAGAACTCGGCTTCTCGAGCAAACGCGCTCCCGGTGCACGCAAGGCGCCACTGCCGCCGCGCTATCGCAACCCCAAGACTGATGAAACATGGAGCGGTCGCGGCCGCACCCCAGGCTGGCTCGTGGGCAAGAACCGCGATCGCTTCCTGATCGAAGACTGA